In Patagioenas fasciata isolate bPatFas1 chromosome 2, bPatFas1.hap1, whole genome shotgun sequence, a single window of DNA contains:
- the TCEA1 gene encoding transcription elongation factor A protein 1 isoform X1, producing the protein MTTEDEIIRIAKKMDKMVQKKNAAGALDLLKELKNIPMTLELLQSTRIGMSVNAIRKQSTDEEVTSLAKSLIKSWKKLLDGPSTDKDSEEKKKEPASSSQNSPEAREESSSSSNSSSRKEEGSAPSNSFIPSFPRAPSTSDSVRVKCREMLSAALRTGDDYIAIGADEEELGSQIEEAIFQELKNTDMKYKNRVRSRIANLKDAKNPNLRKNVLCGNIPPDKFAKMTAEEMASDELKEMRKNLTKEAIREHQMAKTGGTQTDLFTCGKCKKKNCTYTQVQTRSADEPMTTFVVCNECGNRWKFC; encoded by the exons GCTGGCGCTCTCGATTTATTGAAGGAGCTTAAGAATATTCCCATGACCCTTGAGTTGTTACAG TCTACCAGAATTGGAATGTCAGTGAATGCGATACGCAAGCAAAGCACAGATGAAGAAGTTACATCTTTAGCAAAATCTCTTATCAAGTCTTGGAAGAAACTGTTAG ATGGACCTTCAACCGATAAAGattctgaagaaaagaaaaaggagcctgCATCTTCCTCACAAAACAGCCCTGAAGCAAGAGAAGAAAG CAGTTCAAGTAGCAATTCCAGCAGCAGGAAGGAGGAGGGTAGCGCTCCCTCAAATTCTTTCATCCCGTCTTTTCCTCGGGCTCCAAGCACTTCGGATTCTGTACGAGTGAAATGTAGAgaaatgctctctgcagctctcagaaCAGGAG atGATTACATTGCTATTGGTGCTGATGAGGAAGAGCTGGGTTCTCAGATTGAAGAAG CTATTTTTCAAGAATTAAAAAACACTGATATGAAATACAAAAATAGGGTACGAAGTAGAATAGCGAATCTCAAGGATGCAAAGAATCCTAACCTAAGGAAAAACGTGTTATGTGGGAACATTCCTCCTGACAAGTTTGCCAAAATGACAGCAGAG GAAATGGCAAGTGATGAGCTGAAAGAAATGCGCAAAAATCTGACCAAAGAAGCTATCAGAGAGCACCAGATGGCTAAAACAGGAGGTACCCAGACTGATCTGTTTACATGTGGCAAGTGCAAAAAGAAGAACTGTACATACACCCAG GTTCAAACCCGCAGTGCTGATGAACCCATGACAACGTTTGTTGTCTGTAATGAATGTGGAAACAGATGGAAG TTCTGTTAG
- the TCEA1 gene encoding transcription elongation factor A protein 1 isoform X2 produces MTTEDEIIRIAKKMDKMVQKKNAAGALDLLKELKNIPMTLELLQSTRIGMSVNAIRKQSTDEEVTSLAKSLIKSWKKLLDGPSTDKDSEEKKKEPASSSQNSPEAREESSSSNSSSRKEEGSAPSNSFIPSFPRAPSTSDSVRVKCREMLSAALRTGDDYIAIGADEEELGSQIEEAIFQELKNTDMKYKNRVRSRIANLKDAKNPNLRKNVLCGNIPPDKFAKMTAEEMASDELKEMRKNLTKEAIREHQMAKTGGTQTDLFTCGKCKKKNCTYTQVQTRSADEPMTTFVVCNECGNRWKFC; encoded by the exons GCTGGCGCTCTCGATTTATTGAAGGAGCTTAAGAATATTCCCATGACCCTTGAGTTGTTACAG TCTACCAGAATTGGAATGTCAGTGAATGCGATACGCAAGCAAAGCACAGATGAAGAAGTTACATCTTTAGCAAAATCTCTTATCAAGTCTTGGAAGAAACTGTTAG ATGGACCTTCAACCGATAAAGattctgaagaaaagaaaaaggagcctgCATCTTCCTCACAAAACAGCCCTGAAGCAAGAGAAGAAAG TTCAAGTAGCAATTCCAGCAGCAGGAAGGAGGAGGGTAGCGCTCCCTCAAATTCTTTCATCCCGTCTTTTCCTCGGGCTCCAAGCACTTCGGATTCTGTACGAGTGAAATGTAGAgaaatgctctctgcagctctcagaaCAGGAG atGATTACATTGCTATTGGTGCTGATGAGGAAGAGCTGGGTTCTCAGATTGAAGAAG CTATTTTTCAAGAATTAAAAAACACTGATATGAAATACAAAAATAGGGTACGAAGTAGAATAGCGAATCTCAAGGATGCAAAGAATCCTAACCTAAGGAAAAACGTGTTATGTGGGAACATTCCTCCTGACAAGTTTGCCAAAATGACAGCAGAG GAAATGGCAAGTGATGAGCTGAAAGAAATGCGCAAAAATCTGACCAAAGAAGCTATCAGAGAGCACCAGATGGCTAAAACAGGAGGTACCCAGACTGATCTGTTTACATGTGGCAAGTGCAAAAAGAAGAACTGTACATACACCCAG GTTCAAACCCGCAGTGCTGATGAACCCATGACAACGTTTGTTGTCTGTAATGAATGTGGAAACAGATGGAAG TTCTGTTAG
- the RGS20 gene encoding regulator of G-protein signaling 20 isoform X6 — protein sequence MPGVPRSHAAAAPRCPRATRRSAHGIRADGDAQTADVYDPGDVRRCIGPTQHREPGVQRLLLLLVLLLQLLMVTPVIQASGEQNSRGGSLTVRNQDEERARRTSHELQAEGIPNCEESPTPTLEEVNAWAQSFDKLMLTPAGRNAFREFLRTEFSEENMLFWMACEELKQESNKSVIEEKARLIYEDYISILSPKEVSLDSRVREVINRNMLEPSQHTFDDAQLQIYTLMHRDSYPRFMNSAIYKDLLRSLSEKSIEA from the exons CAGCCCATGGGATCAGAGCGGATGGAGATGCGCAAACGGCAGATGTCTACGACCCAGGAGACGTCAGGCGCTGCATCGGCCCAACACAGCACAGGGAACCGGGGGTCCAAcgcctgctgcttctgctggtgctgctgctgcagctgctcatgGTAACCCCTGTCATTCAAGCCTCTGGTGAACAGAACAGCAGGGGAGGGAG TCTTACTGTTAGAAATCAAGATGAAGAGAGAGCAAGGAGGACATCTCATGAACTCCAAGCAGAGGGTATTCCAAACTGTGAGGAAAG CCCCACTCCTACTCTTGAAGAAGTAAATGCCTGGGCTCAATCGTTTGACAAGTTGATGCTTACTCCAGCTGGCAGAAATGCTTTTCGTGAATTTCTACGAACAGAATTCAGCGAGGAAAACATGCTTTTCTGGATGGCCTGTGAGGAACTAAAACAAGAATCCAACAAAAGTGTCATTGAAGAAAAAGCAAGACTAATTTACGAAGATTATATTTCTATTCTTTCTCCAAAAGAG GTCAGTCTGGACTCCAGAGTACGAGAAGTTATTAACAGAAATATGCTGGAACCCTCACAACACACCTTCGATGACGCACAGCTTCAAATTTATACCTTAATGCACAGAGACTCCTACCCCCGGTTTATGAACTCTGCTATTTATAAGGACTTGCTTCGGTCCTTATCTGAAAAATCCATTGAAGcatag
- the RGS20 gene encoding regulator of G-protein signaling 20 isoform X7: MPGVPRSHAAAAPRCPRATRRSHGIRADGDAQTADVYDPGDVRRCIGPTQHREPGVQRLLLLLVLLLQLLMVTPVIQASGEQNSRGGSLTVRNQDEERARRTSHELQAEGIPNCEESPTPTLEEVNAWAQSFDKLMLTPAGRNAFREFLRTEFSEENMLFWMACEELKQESNKSVIEEKARLIYEDYISILSPKEVSLDSRVREVINRNMLEPSQHTFDDAQLQIYTLMHRDSYPRFMNSAIYKDLLRSLSEKSIEA; this comes from the exons CCCATGGGATCAGAGCGGATGGAGATGCGCAAACGGCAGATGTCTACGACCCAGGAGACGTCAGGCGCTGCATCGGCCCAACACAGCACAGGGAACCGGGGGTCCAAcgcctgctgcttctgctggtgctgctgctgcagctgctcatgGTAACCCCTGTCATTCAAGCCTCTGGTGAACAGAACAGCAGGGGAGGGAG TCTTACTGTTAGAAATCAAGATGAAGAGAGAGCAAGGAGGACATCTCATGAACTCCAAGCAGAGGGTATTCCAAACTGTGAGGAAAG CCCCACTCCTACTCTTGAAGAAGTAAATGCCTGGGCTCAATCGTTTGACAAGTTGATGCTTACTCCAGCTGGCAGAAATGCTTTTCGTGAATTTCTACGAACAGAATTCAGCGAGGAAAACATGCTTTTCTGGATGGCCTGTGAGGAACTAAAACAAGAATCCAACAAAAGTGTCATTGAAGAAAAAGCAAGACTAATTTACGAAGATTATATTTCTATTCTTTCTCCAAAAGAG GTCAGTCTGGACTCCAGAGTACGAGAAGTTATTAACAGAAATATGCTGGAACCCTCACAACACACCTTCGATGACGCACAGCTTCAAATTTATACCTTAATGCACAGAGACTCCTACCCCCGGTTTATGAACTCTGCTATTTATAAGGACTTGCTTCGGTCCTTATCTGAAAAATCCATTGAAGcatag